A window from Mus caroli chromosome 2, CAROLI_EIJ_v1.1, whole genome shotgun sequence encodes these proteins:
- the Ctxn2 gene encoding cortexin-2 has translation MMSSTYCGNSSAKMSVHEVSESSLSLEQKTGFAFVGILCIFLGLLIIRCFKILLDPYSSMPSSTWEDEVEEFDKGTFEYALA, from the coding sequence ATGATGAGTAGCACCTACTGTGGCAATTCCTCAGCAAAGATGAGTGTCCACGAAGTCTCTGAATCCTCCCTGTCTCTGGAGCAAAAGACCGGCTTTGCCTTTGTGGGCATCTTGTGCATTTTCTTGGGACTTCTCATTATCAGATGCTTCAAGATTCTGTTAGACCCATATAGTAGCATGCCCTCTTCTACATGGGAAGATGAAGTCGAAGAGTTTGATAAGGGGACCTTTGAGTATGCACTTGCCTGA